A genome region from Clostridia bacterium includes the following:
- a CDS encoding recombinase family protein, which produces MKKAVIYARYSSDSQTEQSIEGQLRVCKEYAKNNNILVVDTYIDRAMTGTNDMRPDFQRMLRDSAKRQWEIVLVYKLDRFSRDKYETTIHKHTLKENGVKLLSAMENIPDSPEGIILESLLEGMNQYYSAELSQKVHRGLNESYRKGQYTGGPIIYGYDVVDKKNVINPEEGEIVREIFTKYSQGYTAVALAQDLKARGIRTKKGIYITDKKIYKILANTKYNGKIKHGNVVYDNIYPAIIDDVLWQKVQDIHRENQHAPGRKKEIFDFILSGKLVCGDCKRLMVGESGTSKSGNIYYYYSCLAKRRKQHPCKLKAVEKQWLEDTVINTTWSLLADKGVVRYIAETLTRLHEAESKKNTNIKSLETQRQNALKASQNLIAAIEQGIITEQTKIRLKELEAKIAGLDFDIEQERQRSYTFLTADKIESYLNAVICGDIQEMSVRKLIVKTFVREVILDNDSVTITYNFCDDYTKYKISPESIIQVKRQSLKKTADNKTLCSYKLPSLPPSETRLNPEGSSEFSFALFWLN; this is translated from the coding sequence ATGAAGAAAGCAGTTATCTACGCCCGCTATTCCAGCGATAGTCAGACCGAACAGTCTATTGAAGGACAACTTCGCGTTTGCAAAGAGTATGCGAAAAACAATAATATCCTCGTTGTGGATACTTACATAGACAGAGCAATGACGGGTACAAACGATATGCGCCCGGACTTTCAGCGTATGCTCAGAGACAGCGCAAAGCGTCAATGGGAAATCGTACTTGTTTACAAGTTAGACCGTTTTTCCCGTGATAAGTATGAAACGACTATCCACAAACACACTTTGAAAGAAAACGGCGTCAAGTTATTGTCCGCAATGGAGAATATACCCGACAGCCCCGAAGGAATTATCCTTGAAAGTCTGCTCGAAGGTATGAATCAATACTACTCGGCGGAACTTTCCCAAAAGGTACACCGTGGCTTGAACGAAAGTTACAGGAAAGGACAATACACGGGTGGACCTATTATATACGGATACGACGTCGTTGACAAAAAGAACGTTATCAACCCCGAAGAAGGAGAAATCGTCCGTGAAATCTTTACGAAGTATTCGCAGGGATATACGGCGGTCGCTTTGGCACAAGACTTGAAAGCGCGGGGCATCCGAACGAAGAAAGGTATCTATATCACCGACAAGAAGATATATAAAATCCTTGCGAACACCAAATACAACGGCAAGATAAAGCACGGCAATGTTGTTTACGACAATATCTATCCGGCAATTATCGACGACGTATTATGGCAAAAAGTTCAGGATATCCACCGTGAGAACCAACACGCGCCGGGCAGAAAGAAGGAAATCTTCGATTTTATTCTATCGGGAAAACTCGTCTGCGGTGATTGCAAACGTCTAATGGTCGGCGAAAGCGGAACGAGCAAATCGGGCAATATCTACTACTATTATTCCTGCCTTGCGAAACGCCGGAAGCAGCACCCTTGCAAACTGAAAGCCGTTGAGAAACAATGGCTTGAAGATACGGTCATAAATACAACGTGGTCGCTACTTGCGGATAAAGGCGTCGTCAGATATATAGCCGAAACGCTTACACGGTTACACGAAGCAGAGAGCAAGAAGAACACGAACATAAAGAGCCTTGAAACACAAAGGCAAAACGCCTTGAAAGCGTCGCAAAATCTGATCGCCGCTATCGAACAGGGTATCATCACCGAGCAAACGAAAATCCGCTTAAAAGAACTTGAAGCGAAGATAGCAGGACTTGATTTCGATATCGAGCAAGAACGGCAAAGGAGTTATACGTTCCTGACCGCCGATAAAATCGAAAGTTATCTGAACGCCGTTATTTGTGGGGATATACAGGAAATGTCCGTCCGCAAGTTGATAGTGAAAACCTTTGTCCGTGAAGTCATTTTAGACAACGACAGCGTAACGATAACATACAATTTCTGCGACGATTATACGAAGTATAAAATCTCGCCCGAAAGCATAATCCAAGTAAAAAGGCAGTCCTTAAAAAAGACTGCCGATAATAAAACTTTGTGTTCGTACAAACTCCCTTCGCTTCCGCCAAGTGAAACTCGTTTGAACCCCGAAGGTTCAAGCGAGTTTTCTTTTGCGTTGTTTTGGTTGAATTGA